One part of the Aspergillus fumigatus Af293 chromosome 7, whole genome shotgun sequence genome encodes these proteins:
- a CDS encoding DNA-directed RNA polymerase II core subunit RPB2, translated as MAEYDDAYEDEFYDEMEEGITSEDCWTVISSFFDTKGLVSQQLDSFDEFISSTMQELVEEQGQVTLDQTLPPSEDEDDPVVLRRYELKFGTVMLSRPSVTEGDGATTIMLPQEARLRNLTYASPLYLGITKRIMEGRERLIADRDEDDAAPDADEDRKARGTYLQWEQKELPPDQAKEETVFIGKMPIMLKSKYCILKDLSEQALYNWNECPYDSGGYFIINGSEKVLIAQERSAGNTVQVFKKAPPSPTPYVAEIRSAVEKGSRLLSQLSLKLFAKGDSAKGGFGPTIRSTLPYVKTDIPIVVVFRALGVVSDEDILNHICYDRNDTPMLEMLKPCIEEGFVIQDREVALDFIAKRGSSQSSMNHERRVRYAREIMQKELLPHISQSEGSETRKAFFLGYMVHRLLQCALGRRDVDDRDHFGKKRLDLAGPLLANLFRVLFTRVTRDLQRYVQRCVETNREIYLNIGIKASTLTGGLKYALATGNWGEQKKAASSKAGVSQVLSRYTYASTLSHLRRTNTPIGRDGKIAKPRQLHNTHWGLVCPAETPEGQACGLVKNLALMCYITVGTPSEPIIDFMIQRNMEVLEEFEPQVTPNATKVFVNGVWVGVHRDPAHLVNTMLSLRRRNMISHEVSLIRDIREREFKIFTDAGRVCRPLFVVDNDPKSENCGSLVLNKDHIRKLEQDKELPADLDPEDRRERYFGWDGLVKSGVVEYVDAEEEETIMIVMTPEDLEISKQLQAGYALPEEDDPNKRVRSVLSQKAHTWTHCEIHPSMILGVCASIIPFPDHNQSPRNTYQSAMGKQAMGVFLTNFDQRMETMANILYYPQKPLATTRSMEFLRFRELPAGQNAIVAIACYSGYNQEDSVIMNQSSIDRGLFRSLFYRTYTDSEKMVGLTVVERFEKPMRSDTIGMRKGTYDKLDEDGIIAPGVRVSGEDIIIGKTAPLAPEAEELGQRTKAHTKLDVSTPLRSTENGIVDQVLVSTSNDDLKFVKVRMRTTKIPQIGDKFASRHGQKGTIGITYRQEDMPFTREGVSPDLIINPHAIPSRMTIAHLIECQLSKVSALRGFEGDATPFTDVTVDSISRLLREHGYQSRGFEVMYNGHTGRKLVAQVFLGPTYYQRLRHMVDDKIHARARGPTQILTRQPVEGRARDGGLRFGEMERDCMIAHGASAFLKERLFDVSDPFRVHICDDCGLMTPIAKLKKGLFECRLCNNKHRISQVHIPYAAKLLFQELAAMNIAARMFTNRSGVSVR; from the exons ATGGCCGAATACGATGATGCGTACGAGGATGAGTTCTAtgatgagatggaggaggggATCACGTCGGAGGACTGCTGGACGGTTATCTCCTCCTTTTTCGACACGAAGGGTTTGGTGTCGCAGCAGCTGGACTCTTTCGATGAGTTCATCTCATCAACGATGCAGGAGCTGGTAGAGGAACAAGGCCAGGTCACACTCGACCAGacgcttcctccttccgaggatgaagacgatccCGTCGTTCTCCGTCGATACGAGCTCAAGTTCGGAACAGTCATGCTCTCTCGCCCCTCGGTCACTGAAGGTGATGGTGCGACTACCATCATGTTGCCTCAGGAGGCTCGTCTGCGAAATCTCACCTACGCCAGTCCGCTCTACCTCGGCATCACAAAGCGAATCATGGAAGGTCGGGAACGGCTGATCGCGGATCGTGATGAGGACGACGCGGCGCCAGATGCGGATGAGGATAGAAAGGCCCGTGGGACATACTTGCAGTGGGAACAGAAAGAGCTCCCCCCTGATcaggcgaaggaggagacggTGTTCATCGGAAAGATGCCTATTATGCTCAAGTCCAAGTACTGTATTCTCAAGGATCTGAGCGAGCAGGCGCTTTACAACTGGAACGAGTGCCCCTACGACTCTGGTGGTtacttcatcatcaacggaAGTGAGAAGGTTTTAATTGCTCAAGAGCGAAGCGCCGGAAACACGGTGCAAGTTTTCAAGAAGGCGCCACCAAGTCCTACACCCTACGTTGCTGAGATTCGAAGTGCGGTCGAGAAGGGTTCTCGACTACTTTCACAATTGTCTCTCAAGCTTTTTGCTAAGGGAGACAGCGCGAAAGGCGGATTTGGCCCCACGATCAGATCGACTCTGCCCTACGTTAAGACGGATATTCCCATTGTTGTCGTTTTCAGAGCACTGGGTGTGGTTTCGGACGAGGATATCCTCAACCATATTTGCTACGACAGAAATGACACCCCCATGCTTGAGATGCTGAAGCCTTGCATCGAGGAAGGTTTCGTCATCCAAGACCGCGAGGTCGCTTTGGATTTCATCGCCAAACGTGGATCTTCTCAGTCCAGCATGAACCACGAGCGTCGTGTCAGGTACGCACGAGAGATTATGCAGAAGGAGTTACTTCCCCATATCTCCCAGAGCGAGGGTAGTGAGACGCGAAAAGCCTTCTTCCTGGGTTACATGGTTCACAGACTCTTGCAGTGTGCTCTCGGTCGTCGCGATGTAGATGATCGCGATCACTTCGGAAAGAAGCGGCTTGACCTTGCTGGCCCTCTGCTTGCCAATCTCTTCCGAGTTTTGTTCACGAGAGTGACTCGGGATCTCCAGCGATATGTCCAGAGATGTGTGGAAACTAATCGTGAAATCTACCTGAACATCGGTATCAAGGCTAGTACCTTGACTGGAGGTCTGAAATATGCCCTCGCCACCGGTAACTGGGGAGAACAGAAAAAGGCAGCAAGTTCGAAGGCAGGTGTCTCGCAGGTACTGTCTCGTTACACCTATGCCTCCACCTTGTCACATCTTCGGCGTACCAACACGCCAATTGGTCGTGATGGTAAGATCGCAAAGCCTCGTCAGCTTCACAACACCCATTGGGGCTTGGTctgtcctgcagaaactcCTGAAGGTCAGGCTTGTGGTCTGGTCAAGAACCTGGCTCTCATGTGTTATATCACTGTCGGCACACCCAGCGAGCCCATCATCGATTTCATGATTCAGCGCAACATGGAAGTGCTTGAGGAGTTTGAGCCTCAGGTGACACCCAATGCAACGAAGGTGTTTGTGAACGGTGTTTGGGTCGGTGTCCACCGAGATCCCGCGCACTTGGTCAACACCATGCTCTCTCTGCGTCGGCGCAACATGATCTCTCACGAGGTCAGCTTGATTCGGGACATTCGTGAGCGTGAATTCAAGATCTTCACAGACGCTGGGCGTGTGTGTCGACCACTTTTCGTCGTTGACAATGACCCTAAGAGCGAGAACTGCGGCTCGCTGGTGCTCAACAAGGATCATATCCGCAAGCTAGAGCAAGATAAAGAACTACCCGCGGACCTTGATCCCGAAGATCGCAGGGAACGTTATTTCGGTTGGGATGGTTTGGTCAAGTCAGGAGTTGTCGAGTATGTCGatgccgaggaagaagagacgATTATGATCGTTATGACCCCCGAAGACCTCGAAATCTCCAAACAGCTTCAGGCGGGTTACGCTCTTCCGGAAGAAGACGATCCCAACAAGCGTGTTCGTTCAGTCCTCAGTCAAAAGGCACACACTTGGACGCATTGCGAGATTCACCCCAGTATGATTCTTGGTGTTTGTGCCAGTATCATTCCCTTCCCGGACCACAACCAGTCGCCTCGTAATACCTACCAGTCTGCAATGGGCAAACAAGCCATGGGTGTGTTTTTGACCAACTTTGACCAACGAATGGAGACAATGGCAAATATTCTCTATTACCCGCAGAAACCGCTAGCCACAACACGGTCCATGGAATTCCTTCGATTCCGTGAACTACCAGCTGGGCAGAATGCCATCGTCGCCATTGCTTGCTACTCCGGATACAACCAAGAAGATTCGGTCATCATGAACCAGAGCAGCATCGATCGTGGTCTCTTCCGAAGTCTCTTCTATCGCACATACACGGATAGCGAGAAAATGGTTGGCCTGACTGTTGTCGAGCGGTTTGAGAAGCCCATGCGCTCGGATACGATCGGTATGAGAAAGGGCACCTACGATAAGCTCGATGAGGACGGTATCATTGCCCCTGGTGTGCGTGTCTCCGGAGAGGATATTATCATCGGCAAGACCGCCCCGTTGGCACCCGAGGCGGAGGAACTTGGCCAGCGAACCAAGGCACATACCAAGCTGGATGTGTCGACGCCATTAAGAAGCACTGAAAATGGTATTGTGGATCAAGTCCTGGTCTCTACCAGCAATGATGACCTCAAGTTCGTCAAGGTGCGCATGAGAACGACAAAGATTCCTCAGATCGGAGACAAATTTGCCTCTCGTCACGGACAGAAGGGTACCATTGGTATCACCTACCGGCAGGAAGACATGCCGTTTACACGCGAGGGTGTTTCCCCCGATCTTATCATCAACCCGCATGCTATTCCATCTCGTATGACAATTGCTCACTTGATCGAGTGTCAGCTCAGTAAAGTGTCGGCATTACGTGGGTTCGAAGGTGATGCAACACCTTTTACTGATGTTACTGTCGACTCAATCTCTCGTCTGCTTCGGGAGCACGGGTACCAGTCTCGTGGCTTCGAAGTGATGTACAATGGGCATACTGGACGCAAGCTGGTTGCGCAAGTGTTCTTGGGACCAACGTACTATCAGCGTCTGCGCCACATGGTCGACGACAAGATCCACGCCCGTGCCCGTGGACCGACACAGATTCTGACCCGGCAGCCTGTGGAAGGTAGAGCCCGTGACGGTGGTCTGCGTTTCGGAGAGATGGAACGTGATTGTATGATTGCGCACGGTGCCAGCGCCTTCCTGAAGGAGCGTCTGTTTGATGTCTCCGACCCGTTCCGTGTCCACATCTGCGATGACTGTGGACTCATGACCCCGATTGC GAAACTGAAGAAGGGACTCTTTGAGTGTCGACTGTGCAACAACAAGCACAGGATCTCGCAGGTGCATATCCCGTATGCGGCCAAGCTTCTGTTCCAAGAATTGGCCGCGATGAATATCGCCGCTCGCATGTTTACCAATCGTTCTGGCGTGTCAGTGCGGTAA
- the esdC gene encoding GTP-binding protein EsdC, translating to MTAVQLKFSLRTSSNVKTVHLVGSWDNYSRQIPLSRDDSKPGSWVGKFRFQTSMLKLGGRYWYYYIMDGYHVSHDPAVEYTVEPTTGRKLNILDVPGGKSSNPAPKTRRGSNDVVKGRALSPSKIHHPKPSKPYASRQIRETDFAPTMEDLTRRFAGSRMSDEYSYSNSPPSSVGSSLSSRSSGSTSPSSLSSMSDPPTPICRCERYGITRKGDRVKLDCGGSRCGYVTESSDASCSESDSDEEYRRARTAVRRQGIVVRR from the exons ATGACCGCTGTTCAGTTGAAGTTCTCTCTCCGGACTTCCTCCAACGTCAAAACCGTCCATCTGGTCGGCTCCTGGGATAACTACTCTCGTCAAATTCCTCTTTCCCGGGATGATTCCAAGCCGGGCTCATGGGTTGGCAAGTTCCGCTTCCAGACCTCGATGCTGAAGCTGGGTGGTCGGTACTGGTACTAC TATATCATGGATGGTTACCATGTCTCTCACGATCCCGCTGTTGAGTACACTGTTGAGCCCACCACTGGCCGTAAActcaacatcctcgatgTCCCCGGTGGCAAGAGCTCCAACCCTGCTCCCAAGACACGCCGGGGTTCCAACGACGTCGTCAAGGGCCGAGCCCTGTCTCCATCCAAGATCCACCACCCCAAGCCTTCCAAGCCCTACGCTTCTCGACAGATCCGGGAAACCGACTTTGCTCCCACCATGGAGGACCTGACCAGGCGCTTTGCCGGCTCCCGCATGTCTGACGAGTACTCGTACTCCAACAGCCCGCCCAGCTCTGTCGGCTCTTCCCTGTCTTCTCGGTCGTCGGGCAGCACCTCGCCGTCGTCCTTGTCTTCTATGAGTGACCCACCCACCCCGATCTGCCGCTGTGAACGGTATGGCATCACTCGCAAGGGTGACCGCGTCAAGCTCGACTGCGGTGGCAGCCGCTGTGGTTATGTCACTGAGTCTTCAGATGCCAGCTGCTCCGAGTCTGACAGCGATGAAGAATATCGCCGGGCTCGTACTGCCGTGCGCCGTCAAGGCATCGTTGTGCGCCGATAA
- a CDS encoding putative nuclear pore complex subunit Nup85: MSFQVPYGSSPSTPDKSRSFLSDISATPGGAPPSATKSFTPRGPPPSTIFGSSQMSSRSQLDSPQSLFTKSGGIDFNDSIFNSSVGSFHQPAPRAKNAASGKPSAQSQSLFSMTNNTRFGESTRFGMSNGFNSQMNAETKADDEQMIPEEEDDVQEEDEMDMGNAAHRLSFLDSQFGNSTQAQLTSHGQRKSIYSNPGNAKRPKLDEKWAQQSPLRKGKLSPKKDSPIPSIVGNFASRAGPASVNEPSDVIISTEDEMCRMYDEVRQSEFTNRDIQIILSEVCSRLTNSWKPSMEGSLVPKAPGAGTDIGPGDRAPDVAKASFLGSLLLQLHHPPLSTPKQGSLSNNLGFAAPRSLVVTASKSDTPTPIPKVLLDWLETFHSSQHEDLRALKEVEPNPTASSNFWKIVNAAVLRGRFSEAADILRLADFNYARSALEDGLPQSGYRGAQLQNIQRCINKALQILESAPSIHYDDWDVKGAEWALYRKRVTTAVTDLEEFAEGGEQQSVEPPATDNRFQAINFGLKPSPAKVDFSFTKSARMAESRVPWTIYQSLRCLYRIILGDANAILNLAQDWIEATIALTAWWDGEDDETEQGKGDVPRRGIFRSQAFRDANEDPVNVYLQRLDLAFRSAINEEMADSSFRVNPLSSLEVGLASVFEGNVDGVLELIQTWSLCIASAVAEVASIGGWLETERGAKPLPGLSENDLMVLSYGQNGNEQNKRVRKDDVLSTYALGLFKRHTIEHTSGVRDGWELALEVVSRLDDAEKLQKSVSELLDKIPLDNVEQLDKVVLLCSELGLDKEGRRVSERFGDQTVEKSDEYGLALVCYARAHSRRKVKSVVDLLISYSLVQSRAYPTSADLDEQLKALIRDPKTCLSAIAGSDEDAASILQFYFSGYATLRRFYEIRDEAIGLKEGQRPRFKPLARRRAAAQALVAVISSAADSIYGGLYDPGRDSAVQVDGLLTLLGEALPLIDQNTPVLSMSQQFTILSAIEDLETVTPRVYSQCEECFRSALIEYHSSERASSGGRSSSESYVLPPSPRALLKKSVSSLTASSTFSLIGSDMIESARKRTMSGSGSVTGSGVLVPRPGDGAQTGSYERGWDWRAALPEDIKGKEVLKMIRLGLARGLSFGALGPV, translated from the exons ATGAGCTTCCAGGTACCTTATGGATCGAGTCCGTCGACACCAGACAAATCTCGGAGCTTTCTCAGCGACATCTCGGCAACTCCTGGAGGTGCTCCTCCTTCCGCAACCAAGTCCTTCACTCCTCGAGGCCCTCCTCCATCCACCATATTCGGAAGCTCTCAGATGAGCTCAAGATCGCAGCTAGATTCTCCCCAGTCCCTTTTCACCAAATCCGGAGGGATCGATTTCAATGACAGCATCTTCAATTCCTCGGTGGGATCCTTCCATCAGCCAGCACCGCGAGCCAAAAATGCTGCCTCAGGGAAACCCTCCGCGCAGTCGCAGTCTCTTTTCAGTATGACGAACAATACTCGATTTGGCGAATCGACCCGTTTCGGAATGTCGAATGGCTTTAATTCACAAATGAATGCAGAGACCAAGGCTGATGACGAACAAATGATacccgaagaggaagacgatgtccaggaggaggatgaaatgGACATGGGTAACGCCGCACACCGATTGAGCTTCTTAGACTCGCAGTTTGGCAATTCCACACAGGCGCAGCTTACGTCGCATGGTCAACGAAAGTCAATTTACTCAAACCCGGGCAATGCCAAACGGCCGAAGCTCGACGAAAAATGGGCTCAACAATCACCGCTGCGCAAGGGTAAATTGTCTCCAAAGAAGGACTCCCCAATTCCCTCGATCGTAGGGAACTTCGCCTCTCGAGCTGGGCCCGCGTCGGTCAACGAGCCAAGTGACGTGATCATCAGCACCGAAGACGAAATGTGTCGAATGTACGACGAAGTAAGACAATCTGAGTTTACGAATAGAGACATTCAAATTATTCTCTCCGAGGTGTGCAGCAGACTCACAAATTCATGGAAGCCATCCATGGAGGGAAGCCTTGTCCCCAAAGCACCTGGCGCAGGGACGGACATTGGACCTGGGGATCGTGCTCCTGATGTTGCCAAGGCCAGCTTTCTCGGTTCTTTACTGCTTCAACTCCATCATCCGCCTCTGTCGACCCCCAAGCAAGGGAGCCTCAGCAATAATCTAGGATTTGCGGCTCCCCGGAGTCTAGTCGTCACGGCCTCAAAATCGGATACGCCTACGCCAATACCCAAGGTTCTTTTGGACTGGCTTGAAACCTTTCATTCTTCTCAACACGAGGACTTGCGAGCTTTGAAGGAAGTTGAGCCTAATCCCACCGCATCGTCCAATTTCTGGAAGATTGTCAATGCAGCGGTGCTACGTGGGCGCTTCTCGGAGGCGGCAGATATCCTGCGGTTGGCGGACTTCAATTATGCCAGGTCAGCTTTGGAGGATGGCTTACCGCAATCAGGCTATCGTGGAGCACAGCTGCAAAATATTCAGAGATGTATCAATAAGGCTCTTCAAATTTTAGAGTCAGCTCCCAGTATCCACTACGATGACTGGGATGTCAAAGGCGCGGAGTGGGCGTTGTACAGGAAACGTGTCACAACGGCGGTAACAGATCTGGAGGAATTTGCGGAGGGAGGAGAGCAGCAATCGGTCGAGCCCCCGGCCACGGACAATCGCTTTCAGGCAATCAATTTTGGGCTGAAGCCTAGTCCAGCCAAAGTCGACTTCTCTTTCACCAAATCTGCGCGCATGGCAGAAAGCCGTGTGCCTTGGACAATCTATCAAAGTTTGAGATGTCTGTATCGTATCATACTCGGTGATGCCAACGCCATTCTGAACCTCGCGCAAGACTGGATCGAGGCCACCATTGCGCTTACGGCTTGGTgggatggcgaggatgatgagaccGAGCAGGGGAAGGGCGATGTCCCCCGCAGAGGCATATTCAGATCCCAGGCCTTCCGCGATGCCAACGAAGACCCTGTGAATGTCTATCTGCAGCGTCTGGATCTTGCCTTCCGTAGCGCTATAAATGAGGAAATGGCAGATTCCAGTTTCAGGGTCAATCCATTGAGTAGTCTTGAAGTCGGCCTGGCTTCCGTTTTTGAGGGCAACGTTGACGGTGTGCTTGAGCTTATTCAAACATGGTCATTGTGTATTGCCTCTGCTGTAGCTGAGGTCGCTTCGATTGGCGGCTGGCTCGAGACAGAGAGAGGAGCGAAGCCACTGCCGGGTCTCAGTGAGAATGACCTAATGGTCCTCTCGTACGGTCAGAACGGGAATGAACAGAACAAGCGAGTTCGCAAGGATGACGTTTTAAGCACCTATGCGCTCGGCTTGTTCAAACGACATACGATTGAACACACGTCCGGCGTTCGTGATGGCTGGGAGCTTGCTCTGGAGGTTGTGAGCCGTCTAGATGACGCGGAGAAATTGCAGAAGAGTGTTTCGGAATTACTTGACAAGATCCCTCTTGACAATGTTGAGCAGTTGGACAAAGTTGTATTGCTTTGCTCCGAGCTTGgtctggataaggaaggaaggagagTGTCTGAG CGATTTGGTGATCAAACGGTGGAAAAATCTGATGAGTACGGTCTGGCATTGGTGTGTTACGCTCGCGCGCACAGCCGTCGAAAGGTGAAGTCGGTTGTCGACCTACTCATCTCGTACAGCCTGGTTCAATCACGTGCATATCCTACATCTGCAGATCTTGATGAGCAGCTGAAGGCACTGATCAGAGACCCAAAGACCTGCCTTTCGGCGATTGCGGGTTCTGATGAGGACGCTGCAAGCATCCTCCAATTTTATTTCAGCGGATATGCCACTCTACGTCGGTTTTATGAGATACGAGATGAAGCGATCGGGCTCAAGGAGGGACAGCGACCTCGGTTTAAACCCTTAGCCAGGCGCAGGGCAGCAGCCCAGGCTTTGGTTGCAGTAATCAGCAGCGCAGCAGATAGTATCTACGGAGGACTCTATGATCCTGGTCGTGACTCTGCGGTGCAAGTGGATGGGCTTCTGACACTCTTGGGAGAGGCCTTGCCGTTAATTGATC AAAACACTCCGGTGCTTTCTATGTCTCAACAATTCACTATTCTCTCCGCAATTGAGGATTTGGAAACGGTCACACCCCGGGTCTACTCCCAGTGCGAAGAATGTTTCCGCTCTGCGCTCATCGAGTATCACTCCTCTGAGCGTGCATCGTCCGGTGGTCGATCCTCCTCTGAATCCTATGTTCTGCCGCCGTCACCCCGGGCACTTTTGAAGAAATCTGTATCCTCGCTCACCGCATCTAGCACATTTTCCTTAATTGGCAGTGATATGATTGAGAGCGCTCGGAAGCGAACCATGTCTGGCTCGGGATCTGTGACCGGTTCAGGTGTGTTGGTTCCTCGTCCCGGAGATGGAGCTCAAACAGGATCCTACGAGCGCGGATGGGACTGGCGAGCTGCTTTACCGGAGGACatcaagggaaaggaagtTCTCAAGATGATACGGTTGGGATTAGCCCGAGGCTTGAGCTTCGGTGCTCTGGGGCCTGTTTGA
- a CDS encoding Zn(II)2Cys6 transcription factor, whose amino-acid sequence MALRRPHRKSRHGCVECKRRRVKCDEARPACSNCVKRRAQCEYDSSGSFLWANGRSQSRSRSNKSASEGPPEQQSLHDTAVSFGIFGKLGGHGAATPYSLTGLNLCDLELMMQWCNETYRSFSRNEQTDRIWRASVPEEALSYPFLMHGILAISALHIARTRADHRRADYVSIAVAHQDQALALFRERLHDINPSNAKAMFAFASIVAVYAFGYPHPPDAKDPWDYIDDLLQLLILSRGVHQVLSTASSSIKESDFGPIVQFPEYEVNLPGDILFALGKLHDANKSIGETDSTHDTSVYEDTIDKWADMAGAVYSGVTSITVACRWAIKLQPRYVDCVRERKPLALVILAYYCAILHRLRHNWCLDEWGPRVSKALWLVLDERWRPLIYWPMRDIFGQAFEPNLT is encoded by the exons ATGGCTCTTCGAAGACCTCATCGTAAATCAAGACATGGCTGTGTAGAGTGCAAACGACGCAGGGTCAAA TGCGATGAAGCTCGCCCAGCGTGCTCCAACTGCGTCAAACGCAGGGCGCAATGCGAGTACGATTCCAGCGGCTCATTTTTGTGGGCAAATGGGAGGTCGCAGTCCCGCTCGAGGTCGAACAAATCTGCCTCCGAGGGGCCTCCGGAGCAACAGTCGCTCCACGACACTGCCGTTTCCTTTGGCATTTTCGGGAAGCTGGGTGGACACGGCGCGGCAACTCCGTATTCACTTACAGGCCTGAACCTGTGTGATTTGGAATTGATGATGCAGTGGTGCAATGAGACCTATAGGTCTTTTTCCCGCAACGAGCAAACGGACCGTATTTGGCGCGCCTCTGTCCCCGAAGAGGCGCTGTCATACCCGTTCCTCATGCATGGGATATTAGCTATCTCTGCACTTCATATTGCGCGGACCAGGGCAGACCATCGCCGTGCCGACTACGTCAGCATTGCGGTCGCGCATCAGGACCAAGCATTGGCCTTGTTTCGTGAACGGCTACATGATATTAACCCCTCTAATGCGAAAGCTATGTTTGCGTTTGCGAGCATTGTGGCCGTCTATGCATTTGGCTATCCTCATCCGCCAGATGCGAAAGACCCATGGGACTACATTGacgatctccttcagctACTTATCCTGTCGCGGGGCGTGCACCAGGTGCTGAGTACTGCGTCTTCGTCGATAAAGGAGAGCGATTTTGGGCCAATTGTACAGTTTCCCGAATACGAAGTCAATCTCCCCGGTGATATACTCTTTGCCTTAGGAAAGCTCCACGATGCAAACAAGTCGATTGGAGAGACAGATTCCACGCATGATACGTCTGTTTACGAGGACACCATCGACAAATGGGCAGATATGGCAGGCGCCGTGTACAGCGGCGTAACTTCCATTACTGTCGCCTGCAGGTGGGCAATCAAGCTGCAACCGAGATACGTGGATTGCGTGCGGGAGCGCAAGCCCCTAGCCCTGGTCATTCTGGCATACTACTGCGCAATCCTCCATCGCCTTCGACACAATTGGTGTCTCGACGAGTGGGGTCCTCGGGTTTCAAAGGCGCTCTGGCTTGTTCTAGATGAGCGTTGGCGCCCGTTGATATATTGGCCTATGAGAGATATCTTTGGCCAGGCATTCGAGCCGAATTTAACCTGA
- a CDS encoding RTA1 domain-containing protein produces MQSTLLLVAPALFAASIYMELGRIILLVKGEKFAIIRVTWMTKIFVAGDVLSFLMQASGAGILVTDNQSIGENVIVGGLFVQIIFFGFFVISAFVFQRRITAHATPESVAEYIPWKKHMGALYASSILILVRSVFRVAEYLQGWDGSLLQSEVFIYVLDGLLMWFVMAIFLVVHPSEINCLLGRGKMMTAKGGLQVCEAAPPV; encoded by the exons ATGCAGAGCACATTGTTGCTGGTAGCGCCTGCGCTATTTGCTGCCAGTATATACATGGAGTTGGGCCGAATCATCCTTCTCGTCAAAGGGGAGAAGTTTGCAATCATTCGGGTGACCTGGATGACCAAGATATTTGTTGCGGGAGACGTGCTCAGCTTCCTGATGCAAGCATCCG GGGCGGGGATCTTGGTCACGGACAACCAAAGTATCGGCGAAAATGTTATCGTTGGCGGTCTCTTTGTCCAGATCATCTTTTTCGGTTTCTTTGTGATAAGCGCTTTCGTCTTCCAGCGTCGGATCACTGCCCATGCAACTCCCGAGTCCGTCGCCGAGTACATTCCTTGGAAGAAACATATGGGCGCGCTATATGCATCAAGTATTCTGATCTTGGTTCGATCCGTATTTCGAGTTGCTGAATACCTTCAAGGCTGGGATGGTTCATTGCTGCAGAGCGAAGTGTTCATATATGTACTGGACGGACTTCTGATGTGGTTCGTCATGGCTATCTTTCTGGTTGTTCACCCGAGCGAGATCAATTGCCTGTTGGGTCGCGGGAAAATGATGACAGCCAAAGGGGGTCTCCAGGTCTGTGAGGCTGCTCCTCCTGTTTAG
- a CDS encoding NAD(P)-dependent alcohol dehydrogenase, with protein MMSSSPPKTFHGWVARDATSPLTFTTFEPKPFTETDIEVKVSHCGICGTDIHTLRSGWGPSDYPCVVGHEIIGTVVRIGRSVPTLASSPASRTIKVGDRVGIGAQSMSCLRADCEPCADGRENYCPRITGTYNSRYADKSKAYGGFAEFWRGPAHFAFKIPDALPSAAAAPLLCGGVTVYAPLRKYAAGPGKTVGIVGIGGLGHMGILFAKAMGCDRVVAISRSSSKRRDALEGLGADAFIATDEEKKWARAHARTLDLIICTVDAPDMPLAQYLRLLKVDGTFVQVGAPESPLPPLTAWSLIQKGVKVTGSNIGSPDDIRAMLQLAAEKEVLPWIQERPMHDINAALADMDANKARYRYVLSNEMGAQSKL; from the coding sequence ATGATGTCCTCGTCACCACCCAAAACATTTCATGGCTGGGTTGCCCGCGACGCCACCAGCCCTCTGACATTCACCACCTTCGAACCTAAACCCTTCACCGAAACCGACATCGAAGTTAAAGTCTCCCACTGTGGCATCTGTGGCACAGACATCCACACCCTCCGCTCAGGCTGGGGCCCAAGCGACTACCCCTGCGTCGTCGGCCACGAGATAATCGGCACGGTCGTCCGCATCGGCCGCAGCGTCCCCACCCTCGCCTCCTCCCCCGCCTCCCGCACAATCAAAGTCGGCGACCGCGTCGGCATCGGCGCCCAGAGCATGTCCTGCCTTCGCGCTGACTGCGAGCCCTGCGCCGACGGCCGCGAGAACTACTGCCCCCGCATCACAGGCACCTACAACAGCCGCTACGCCGACAAGAGCAAAGCATACGGCGGGTTCGCGGAGTTCTGGCGCGGGCCTGCACACTTTGCGTTCAAGATTCCCGATGCGCTGCCCTCCGCGGCCGCAGCGCCACTGCTCTGCGGCGGCGTGACGGTTTACGCGCCGTTGCGGAAGTATGCTGCCGGGCCGGGGAAGACGGTTGGGATTGTCGGGATTGGCGGGCTGGGGCATATGGGGATTCTGTTTGCCAAAGCCATGGGCTGCGATCGCGTGGTTGCGATCTCAAGGTCGTCGAGCAAGCGGCGGGATGCGCTGGAGGGGCTCGGGGCAGATGCGTTCATCGCgacggacgaggagaagaaatggGCGAGGGCGCATGCGCGCACGCTTGATTTGATTATTTGCACGGTTGACGCGCCGGATATGCCTCTTGCGCAGTATCTGCGGCTTCTCAAGGTGGATGGGACGTTTGTTCAGGTCGGAGCACCGGAATCGCCGCTGCCGCCGTTAACGGCATGGTCGTTGATACAGAAGGGGGTGAAAGTGACGGGGTCGAATATTGGGTCTCCGGATGATATCCGGGCGAtgctgcagctggctgcggagaaggaggtgtTGCCGTGGATCCAGGAGCGGCCAATGCACGATATTAACGCCGCTCTGGCTGATATGGATGCGAATAAAGCGAGGTACCGATATGTGCTGTCCAATGAGATGGGGGCACAGTCGAAGTTGTAA